A genomic stretch from Nocardia wallacei includes:
- a CDS encoding PaaI family thioesterase, with product MSERVEPVIDRSAIEADRYEHHGGFPKVVEADPGPNFGEFVEAMRTLQDLAVSADCTEEVYGQALAQARQLIDLLEPYRAPELQSPAGRVTALPGRGSLLMPPWQVVEAGPGGVRMRGRFRRYHLGGNSAVHGGVLPLLFDDLFGSLVHYAGRPISRTAYLHVNYRKVTPLETPLLVEGTVDRIEGRKTFVTARLTDESETLLADCEGLMVQLLPWQP from the coding sequence ATGAGCGAGCGAGTGGAGCCGGTCATCGACCGGAGCGCGATCGAGGCCGATCGCTACGAGCATCACGGCGGATTTCCCAAGGTGGTCGAGGCCGACCCGGGGCCCAACTTCGGGGAGTTCGTCGAGGCCATGCGCACGTTGCAGGATCTGGCCGTCTCGGCGGACTGCACCGAGGAGGTGTACGGGCAGGCGCTGGCGCAGGCACGGCAGCTGATCGATCTGCTCGAGCCGTACCGCGCGCCCGAATTGCAGAGTCCGGCGGGGCGGGTCACCGCGCTGCCGGGGCGCGGCAGTCTGCTCATGCCGCCGTGGCAGGTGGTCGAGGCGGGGCCCGGCGGTGTGCGGATGCGCGGGCGGTTCCGGCGATACCACCTCGGCGGCAACAGCGCGGTACACGGCGGCGTGTTGCCGCTGCTTTTCGACGACCTGTTCGGCTCGCTCGTGCACTACGCGGGGCGGCCGATCAGCCGCACCGCCTACCTGCATGTGAACTACCGGAAAGTCACTCCTCTGGAGACGCCGTTGCTGGTGGAAGGCACCGTCGATCGCATCGAAGGCCGTAAGACCTTCGTCACCGCGCGGCTGACCGACGAATCTGAAACATTGCTGGCCGATTGTGAAGGGCTCATGGTGCAGTTGCTGCCCTGGCAGCCGTGA
- a CDS encoding 1,4-dihydroxy-2-naphthoyl-CoA synthase encodes MTFNPKLWEPVSGFEDLTDITYHRHIEQGTVRVAFDRPEVRNAFRPHTVDELYRALDHARMTSDVGAVLLTGNGPSPKDGGWAFCSGGDQRIRGRSGYQYASGETADTVDKARAGRLHILEVQRLIRFMPKVVIALVNGWAAGGGHSLHVVCDLTLASREHARFKQTDADVGSFDAGYGSAYLAKMVGQKFAREIFFLGRPYTAEQMHHMGAVNAVVDHDRLEDEALEWTADILGKSPQAQRMLKYAFNLTDDGLVGQQLFAGEATRLGYMTDEAVEGRDAFLEKRKPDWSPYPWYF; translated from the coding sequence GTGACTTTCAACCCGAAGCTGTGGGAACCCGTATCCGGGTTCGAGGACCTGACCGACATCACCTATCACCGGCACATCGAGCAGGGGACGGTGCGGGTGGCATTCGATCGGCCGGAGGTGCGCAACGCCTTTCGCCCGCACACCGTGGACGAGCTGTACCGCGCGCTCGATCACGCCCGAATGACCTCCGATGTCGGCGCGGTCCTGCTGACCGGCAACGGCCCGAGCCCCAAGGACGGCGGGTGGGCGTTCTGCTCCGGCGGCGATCAGCGCATCCGCGGCCGCAGCGGCTACCAGTACGCCTCCGGGGAAACGGCCGACACGGTGGACAAGGCCCGGGCGGGACGGCTGCACATTCTCGAGGTGCAACGGCTGATCCGGTTCATGCCGAAGGTGGTCATCGCCCTGGTGAACGGCTGGGCCGCCGGTGGCGGACACAGCCTGCACGTGGTGTGCGACCTCACCCTGGCCAGCCGCGAGCACGCCCGCTTCAAGCAGACCGACGCCGACGTGGGCAGTTTCGACGCCGGTTACGGCAGCGCGTATCTGGCGAAGATGGTGGGCCAGAAGTTCGCCCGCGAGATCTTCTTCCTGGGCCGTCCCTACACCGCCGAGCAGATGCACCACATGGGCGCGGTGAACGCCGTGGTCGACCACGATCGCCTCGAGGACGAGGCCCTGGAATGGACCGCCGACATCCTCGGCAAGTCCCCCCAGGCCCAGCGCATGCTCAAGTACGCGTTCAACCTCACCGACGACGGCCTCGTCGGCCAGCAACTCTTCGCGGGCGAGGCGACCCGCCTGGGCTACATGACCGACGAAGCCGTCGAGGGCCGCGACGCCTTCCTCGAGAAGCGCAAGCCGGACTGGTCGCCCTATCCCTGGTACTTCTGA
- a CDS encoding VOC family protein, which produces MDILGSRVILRPADYERTLAFYRDELGLAIAREYPGGTVFYAGQSLIEVAAHGRRDDAPSGFAGALWLQVRDAAAAAATLAEHGVAIDRDPVREPWGLIEMWIRDPDDVPIVVVEVPPEHPLRRDSRPPRQ; this is translated from the coding sequence GTGGACATTCTCGGCAGCCGGGTGATTCTGCGACCGGCGGACTACGAGCGAACACTGGCGTTCTATCGGGACGAGCTGGGACTGGCGATCGCGCGGGAGTATCCGGGCGGCACCGTGTTCTACGCGGGGCAGTCGCTGATCGAGGTGGCCGCGCACGGCCGCCGCGATGACGCTCCCAGCGGCTTCGCGGGCGCCCTGTGGTTGCAGGTGCGCGATGCGGCCGCGGCGGCGGCGACGCTCGCCGAGCACGGAGTCGCCATCGATCGCGATCCCGTGCGGGAGCCGTGGGGACTGATCGAGATGTGGATCCGCGATCCGGACGACGTGCCGATCGTGGTGGTGGAGGTGCCGCCGGAACATCCGCTGCGCCGCGACTCCCGGCCGCCGCGGCAATGA
- a CDS encoding inorganic phosphate transporter, with amino-acid sequence MTAELLVLLIVVVTALVFDFTNGFHDTANAMATSIATGALGPRTAVLLSGALNLIGAFLSVEVAATVAEGIVRLNEVGGPDLLEIVFAGLVGGILWNLLTWLFGLPSSSSHALFGGLIGATIAALGWNGVIWTAGEQGVLGKIVLPAVLAPVVAALVAAIGTVLVYRITRGSDERSVTRGFRWGQIGSASLVSLAHGTNDAQKTMGIIFLALIAYGSRSPSDSLPLWVIVACAVAIAAGTSLGGWRIIRTLGKGLVDITSPQGLAAESTSAAIILTSAHFGLPLSTTQTVTGAILGTGLGRPGAEVRWPVLGRMVVAWVLTLPLAGVAGAICWALAHGVGGLAGVLVVFAVLITLAAFMWLRARRAPVHAANVNDEWQAPPAQPAGPSAPDGRDPESNDDSPAHHRSAGRA; translated from the coding sequence GTGACCGCCGAACTATTGGTTCTGCTCATCGTCGTCGTCACTGCACTGGTCTTCGACTTCACCAACGGATTTCACGACACCGCCAACGCGATGGCCACCTCCATCGCCACCGGTGCGCTGGGCCCGCGGACCGCGGTTCTGCTGTCGGGCGCGCTGAATCTGATCGGTGCGTTCCTCAGTGTGGAGGTGGCGGCCACGGTCGCCGAGGGCATCGTCCGGCTCAACGAGGTCGGTGGTCCCGATCTGCTGGAGATCGTGTTCGCGGGCCTGGTCGGCGGGATCCTGTGGAACCTGCTGACCTGGCTGTTCGGTTTGCCGTCGAGTTCCTCGCACGCGCTGTTCGGCGGCCTGATCGGCGCGACCATCGCGGCGCTCGGCTGGAACGGCGTCATCTGGACGGCGGGAGAACAGGGCGTGCTCGGCAAGATCGTGCTGCCCGCGGTGCTGGCGCCGGTGGTGGCGGCGCTGGTCGCCGCGATCGGCACCGTGCTGGTCTACCGGATCACCCGCGGCAGCGACGAGCGGTCGGTGACGCGCGGATTCCGCTGGGGCCAGATCGGTTCGGCCTCACTGGTCTCGCTCGCGCACGGCACCAACGACGCGCAGAAGACGATGGGCATCATCTTCCTGGCGCTGATCGCCTACGGTTCGCGCTCGCCGTCGGACTCGCTGCCGCTGTGGGTCATCGTGGCCTGCGCGGTCGCGATCGCCGCGGGGACCTCGCTGGGCGGCTGGCGCATCATCCGCACCCTGGGCAAGGGCCTGGTCGACATCACCTCGCCGCAGGGCCTGGCCGCCGAATCCACCAGCGCGGCGATCATTCTCACCTCGGCGCACTTCGGCCTGCCGCTGTCGACGACACAGACCGTCACCGGCGCGATTCTCGGTACCGGTCTGGGGCGGCCGGGCGCGGAGGTGCGCTGGCCGGTGCTCGGCCGCATGGTCGTGGCCTGGGTACTGACGCTGCCGCTGGCCGGGGTGGCGGGCGCGATCTGCTGGGCGCTGGCGCACGGTGTCGGCGGACTCGCCGGGGTGCTGGTGGTGTTCGCGGTGCTGATCACGCTGGCAGCGTTCATGTGGCTGCGGGCGCGCCGCGCGCCGGTACACGCGGCCAATGTCAACGACGAGTGGCAGGCCCCGCCCGCGCAACCCGCCGGGCCGTCCGCTCCGGACGGTCGTGACCCGGAATCGAACGACGACTCACCGGCACACCACCGATCGGCGGGACGGGCCTGA
- a CDS encoding DUF3349 domain-containing protein produces the protein MLRKVLGWLKAGYPQGIPQSDYVALLAVLHRRLTDYEVHMIVEQLVGERAGDDEIARHEIEAAIARVAKEQPGEDDIARVASRLAAGGWPLATPTSD, from the coding sequence CTGCTGCGCAAGGTGCTCGGCTGGCTGAAAGCCGGGTATCCGCAAGGTATTCCACAGTCGGACTACGTGGCGCTGCTCGCGGTGCTGCACCGCCGCCTCACCGACTACGAGGTGCACATGATCGTCGAGCAGTTGGTCGGCGAGCGCGCCGGCGACGACGAGATCGCCCGGCACGAAATCGAGGCGGCGATCGCCCGAGTTGCCAAGGAGCAGCCGGGCGAGGACGATATCGCTAGAGTGGCCTCCCGGCTGGCAGCCGGTGGATGGCCACTGGCGACACCGACGTCGGACTGA
- the menE gene encoding o-succinylbenzoate--CoA ligase yields MSTLRTLPMPTGAAVGDVLPHLREALAGNGAAWLPVPTGDRRESHRLSNALRPGEPIDDDVALVVTTSGTTGVPKGAMLTAAALRASGDATHERLGGPGQWLLALPTHHIAGLQVLLRSIQAGTEPVALDVSDGFLPGGLASAVAGMTGPRKYTSLVPTQLIKALDDPAGLEALVSLDAVLIGGAPTPRPVLERARAAGVNVVRTYGMSETCGGCVYEGVPLTGTKVRIEDGRVLLGGAMLAKGYRGLPDHPAFAEPGWFRTEDAGVYDNGVLTIQGRLDEAIMTGGLLVIPQVVEAVLATHPAVSEAVVLGLPDERLGQRVAAAVVPVAGSVPTLDELREHVLAELDTIAAPRELALLEDIPMRGPGKPDRNKLREYLLADSPH; encoded by the coding sequence GTGAGCACCCTGCGGACCCTCCCCATGCCCACCGGAGCCGCGGTGGGTGACGTTCTGCCGCATCTGCGGGAAGCCCTGGCGGGTAACGGTGCGGCTTGGTTGCCGGTGCCGACCGGGGACCGGCGGGAATCGCACCGGCTGTCGAACGCGCTGCGCCCCGGCGAGCCGATCGACGACGATGTGGCGCTGGTGGTGACCACCTCCGGGACCACGGGCGTGCCGAAGGGCGCGATGCTCACCGCCGCGGCCCTGCGCGCCAGCGGCGACGCCACCCACGAACGGCTCGGCGGCCCCGGCCAATGGCTGCTGGCCTTGCCGACCCATCACATCGCGGGCCTGCAGGTGTTGCTGCGCAGTATCCAGGCCGGTACCGAGCCGGTGGCCCTGGACGTCTCGGACGGTTTCCTGCCGGGCGGGCTGGCCAGCGCGGTCGCGGGCATGACGGGCCCGCGCAAATACACCTCGCTGGTGCCGACGCAGTTGATCAAGGCCCTCGACGATCCGGCCGGGCTGGAGGCGCTCGTCTCGCTGGACGCGGTGCTGATCGGCGGTGCGCCCACCCCGCGGCCGGTGCTGGAGCGGGCCCGCGCGGCGGGCGTCAACGTGGTCCGCACCTACGGCATGAGTGAGACCTGCGGCGGCTGTGTGTACGAGGGCGTCCCGCTGACGGGCACGAAGGTTCGCATCGAGGACGGCCGGGTGCTGCTCGGCGGCGCCATGCTCGCCAAGGGCTACCGCGGCCTGCCCGATCATCCGGCCTTCGCCGAACCCGGCTGGTTCCGCACCGAGGACGCCGGGGTCTACGACAACGGCGTGCTGACTATTCAGGGCCGCCTGGACGAGGCCATCATGACCGGCGGGCTGCTGGTCATCCCGCAGGTCGTGGAGGCCGTGCTGGCCACCCATCCCGCGGTGAGCGAGGCCGTGGTGCTGGGCCTGCCCGACGAACGGCTGGGCCAGCGCGTCGCGGCCGCGGTGGTGCCGGTCGCCGGATCCGTCCCCACCCTCGACGAACTGCGCGAGCACGTCCTCGCGGAACTGGACACGATCGCCGCGCCCCGCGAACTGGCGCTGCTGGAAGACATTCCGATGCGCGGCCCCGGCAAACCGGACCGCAACAAGCTCCGCGAATACCTGCTCGCCGACTCCCCACACTGA
- a CDS encoding ATP-binding cassette domain-containing protein: protein MTSYAPADALAIEAEGLVKVFGEQRAVDGVSLAVPQGAVYGVLGPNGAGKTTTIRMLATLLRPDGGSARIFGHDVVAEPTAVRSLIGVTGQYASVDEKLSATENLMIFSRLLGLSRAQARRKSAELLEEFGLTEAANKALENFSGGMRRRLDLAASLISTPPLLFLDEPTTGLDPRTRAQMWETIRRLVREGATVLLTTQYLDEADQLADRIAVIDRGKVIADGTSDELKASVGTSALQITLAEPELIEPARTLIGEFLSHAAGRLVEASVTPEARRITAPLTDPGITADLLIRLRDNGIRVDEITVSKPSLDEVFFAITGHGADDTDTDNTERSAA, encoded by the coding sequence ATGACTTCATACGCACCTGCTGATGCTCTCGCTATCGAGGCGGAGGGGCTGGTCAAGGTCTTCGGGGAGCAGCGAGCCGTCGACGGCGTGAGCCTGGCGGTACCGCAGGGCGCCGTGTACGGCGTGCTGGGCCCCAACGGAGCCGGCAAGACCACCACCATCCGCATGCTCGCCACGCTGCTGCGCCCGGACGGGGGCAGTGCGCGGATCTTCGGCCACGACGTGGTGGCCGAGCCGACCGCAGTCCGCTCGCTGATCGGCGTCACCGGGCAGTACGCCTCGGTGGACGAAAAGCTCAGCGCCACCGAGAATCTGATGATCTTCTCCCGCCTGCTCGGCCTGAGCCGCGCGCAGGCCCGGCGCAAGTCGGCCGAACTACTCGAGGAATTCGGGCTTACCGAGGCCGCGAACAAGGCCCTGGAGAACTTCTCCGGCGGCATGCGGCGCCGGCTCGATCTGGCCGCCAGCCTGATCTCGACTCCGCCGCTGCTGTTCCTGGACGAGCCGACCACCGGCCTGGATCCGCGCACCCGCGCGCAGATGTGGGAGACCATCCGGCGGCTGGTCCGCGAGGGCGCGACCGTGCTGCTGACCACGCAGTATCTCGACGAGGCCGATCAGCTGGCCGACCGCATCGCGGTGATCGACCGCGGCAAGGTCATCGCCGACGGCACCTCCGACGAGCTGAAGGCGTCGGTGGGCACGTCCGCCCTGCAGATCACCCTGGCCGAGCCGGAGCTGATCGAACCGGCCCGCACGCTCATCGGCGAATTTCTCTCGCACGCGGCCGGACGGCTGGTCGAGGCCAGCGTCACCCCAGAGGCGCGGCGCATCACCGCCCCGCTGACCGACCCCGGCATCACCGCCGACCTGCTGATCCGCTTGCGCGACAACGGAATCCGGGTCGACGAGATCACCGTCAGCAAGCCGAGCCTGGACGAGGTGTTCTTCGCGATCACCGGGCACGGCGCCGACGACACCGACACCGACAACACCGAAAGGAGCGCGGCATGA